The Dehalococcoidales bacterium genomic sequence GTCCTGGATGTTCCCGCTCATGGCTGCATCAACATCCATCCGTCCCTGCTGCCCGAGTTCAGGGGGGCCTCACCGGTGGCGGCGGCTATCCTGGCGGGGAAAGAGTTCACCGGGGTGAGCATCATGCTGCTGGACAGGGGCATGGATACCGGCCCCGTCCTGACCAGGGCGCAGATACCAATTTCAGCTTCGGATACTACGGGTTCGCTTGCCGGGAAGCTGTCCCGTGTTGCCGCGGGGCTGCTTCTGGAGGTCTTGCCCCGCTGGGTCAAAGGCGAGATCACTCCTCAGCCCCAGGATGAGGCTGCGGCTACCTATACCAGGGTACTTACCAAGGGGGAGGGGGAGATTGACTGGCAGCTCCCGGCGGGGGTTATCTGGCGGCGGGTACGGGCCTTTCACCCCTGGCCGGGGTGCTACACCCGCTGGCTGGGAAAGCAGTTCAGGATAATCGAGGCGGTGCCTCTAGCCGGGGAAGGTGCCGGGAAGGCGGGGGAGGTTATTGCTCTGAATGACGAGGGAGGAGCGGTTTTAGGTATAGGTACCGGTGAGGGGATATTAGGTGTCCTGCGGGTGCAGATGGAGGGAAAGCGAGTGATGTCCGCCGCCGAGTTCCTGCGGGGGCAGCGGCAATTTATCGGCGCGATATTGCCTTCCGATTAGGAGGTATTTTGTCTTTACCGGAAAACCTGGAGCGGTTTGATACGCTGGTTGATATCATCGCCCGGCTGCGGGCGCCTGATGGCTGTCCGTGGGACAGGGAGCAGACCCACGCTTCCCTGCGGGAAAACCTGCTCGAAGAGTGCTATGAGGTGCTGGAGGCGCTTGATGAAGGGGATACCGGGAAGCTCCGCGAAGAACTGGGCGATCTGCTGATGCAGATTGTGATGCATGCCCAGATTGCCCGTGAAGCCGGGGACTTCGAGCTGGGGGATGTTTTGGCCGGTATCAGCACCAAGCTGGTGCAGCGTCATCCCCATGTCTTCGGGTCGCTGAAAGTAACCGGTACCGCGGAAG encodes the following:
- the fmt gene encoding methionyl-tRNA formyltransferase: MRVIFMGTPEFAVPSLERLILDQYQVVSVYTQPDRAAGRGRSLVSSPVKRAALERNLPVLQPVNFKDKAAVSQLAELQPDVLVVAAFGQILPQAVLDVPAHGCINIHPSLLPEFRGASPVAAAILAGKEFTGVSIMLLDRGMDTGPVLTRAQIPISASDTTGSLAGKLSRVAAGLLLEVLPRWVKGEITPQPQDEAAATYTRVLTKGEGEIDWQLPAGVIWRRVRAFHPWPGCYTRWLGKQFRIIEAVPLAGEGAGKAGEVIALNDEGGAVLGIGTGEGILGVLRVQMEGKRVMSAAEFLRGQRQFIGAILPSD